In Polaribacter sp. Hel_I_88, the following proteins share a genomic window:
- a CDS encoding UDP-3-O-(3-hydroxymyristoyl)glucosamine N-acyltransferase, which translates to MKFNKPQTLKEIASLINTDFIGDENFEILGINEIHVVEKGDIVFVDHPKYYDKALNSAATTILINKKVDCPEGKALLISDDPFRDFNKITKHFNPFIASKESIAESAIIGEGTVIQPNVFIGNNVKIGKNCVIHPNVTIYDNSVLGDNVTIHANTVLGADAFYYKKRPEGYDKLISGGRVVIENNVDLGASCTIDKGVTGDTTIKEGTKIDNQVHVGHDTVIGKKCLIASQTGIAGCVIIEDEVTIWGQVGTNSGITIGKGAIILGQTGVTKSVAGGKSYFGTPIEESREKLKQIAGLKRLLKEK; encoded by the coding sequence TTGAAATTCAATAAACCACAAACTCTTAAAGAGATTGCTTCATTAATCAACACCGATTTTATTGGTGATGAAAATTTTGAGATTCTAGGAATCAATGAAATTCATGTTGTAGAGAAAGGAGATATCGTTTTTGTGGATCATCCTAAATATTATGATAAAGCATTAAATTCTGCTGCAACAACTATTTTAATCAATAAAAAAGTAGATTGTCCTGAAGGAAAAGCTTTGTTAATTTCTGATGATCCTTTTCGTGATTTCAACAAAATAACCAAACATTTTAATCCTTTTATTGCATCCAAAGAAAGTATAGCAGAAAGTGCAATTATTGGAGAAGGAACAGTGATACAACCTAATGTTTTTATTGGAAACAATGTAAAAATCGGTAAAAACTGTGTTATTCATCCTAATGTAACTATTTATGATAATTCAGTGTTGGGTGATAACGTTACCATTCATGCAAATACGGTTTTAGGAGCAGATGCTTTTTACTATAAAAAACGTCCAGAAGGTTATGATAAATTAATTTCAGGAGGTAGAGTTGTTATTGAAAATAATGTAGATTTAGGTGCTTCTTGTACTATTGATAAAGGAGTAACAGGAGATACAACTATTAAAGAAGGAACTAAAATTGACAATCAAGTGCATGTTGGGCATGATACTGTAATTGGTAAGAAATGTTTAATTGCATCACAAACTGGTATTGCAGGCTGTGTTATAATTGAAGATGAAGTTACAATTTGGGGACAAGTAGGCACAAATAGTGGCATTACAATTGGTAAAGGCGCTATAATCTTAGGGCAAACTGGTGTTACAAAATCAGTTGCAGGAGGAAAAAGTTATTTTGGAACTCCAATTGAAGAATCAAGAGAAAAATTAAAACAAATTGCAGGCTTAAAAAGATTGTTAAAAGAAAAATAA
- the efp gene encoding elongation factor P, with protein sequence MATTSDIRNGLCIRYNSDIYKIVEFLHVKPGKGPAFVRTKLKSVTNGKVIDNTFPAGRKIDDVRVETHKFQYLYNDGEFYHFMNEADYSQIRLLEAALDTPQLMKEGEIVTIIINSEDNMPLSVEMPQSVILEVTHTEPGIKGNTATNATKPATVETGAEVNVPLFINEGDKIKIETAKGTYQERIKE encoded by the coding sequence ATGGCAACAACATCAGATATTAGAAACGGATTGTGTATTAGATATAATAGTGATATCTATAAAATAGTGGAATTTTTACATGTAAAACCTGGAAAAGGACCTGCATTTGTAAGAACAAAATTAAAAAGTGTAACGAATGGAAAAGTAATTGATAACACATTTCCTGCTGGTAGAAAAATTGATGATGTAAGAGTAGAAACTCATAAATTTCAATATTTATACAATGATGGTGAATTTTATCATTTTATGAATGAAGCTGACTACAGTCAAATAAGATTATTAGAAGCTGCTTTAGATACACCACAATTAATGAAAGAAGGCGAAATCGTAACAATTATCATCAATTCTGAAGATAATATGCCACTTTCTGTAGAAATGCCACAAAGTGTTATTTTAGAAGTTACACATACAGAGCCTGGTATTAAAGGAAACACAGCTACAAATGCTACAAAACCAGCAACTGTAGAAACTGGTGCAGAAGTAAATGTCCCATTATTTATTAATGAAGGCGATAAAATTAAAATAGAAACTGCAAAAGGAACGTACCAAGAACGTATTAAAGAGTAG
- the lpxA gene encoding acyl-ACP--UDP-N-acetylglucosamine O-acyltransferase: MNQPLAYVHPQAKIARNVVIEPFTTIHNNVTIGSGTWIGSNVTIMEGAIIGQNCRIFPGSVISAIPQDLKFDDEETTVEIGDNVTIRECVTINRGTKDRMKTVIGNNCLIMAYCHVAHDCYVGDNCIFSNNTTLAGHVTIGDNVVLAGMVAVHQFASVGKHAFVTGGSLVRKDVPPYVKAAREPLSYVGINSVGLRRRGYSTEKIREIQNIYRILFQKNYNYTQAIDIIEAEMEATPERDEIIQFIKDSHRGIMKGYFNVN, from the coding sequence ATGAATCAGCCTTTAGCGTATGTACATCCCCAAGCAAAAATTGCAAGAAATGTTGTAATAGAACCTTTTACAACTATTCATAATAATGTAACCATTGGTTCAGGAACTTGGATTGGGTCTAATGTAACAATTATGGAAGGCGCAATCATTGGGCAAAATTGTCGAATTTTTCCTGGTTCAGTAATTTCTGCAATTCCACAAGATTTAAAATTTGATGATGAAGAAACTACTGTAGAAATTGGAGACAATGTTACTATAAGAGAGTGTGTTACCATCAACAGAGGTACAAAAGACAGAATGAAAACAGTAATTGGTAATAATTGCTTAATCATGGCTTATTGTCACGTTGCTCATGATTGTTACGTGGGCGATAATTGTATTTTCTCTAACAATACAACTTTAGCAGGTCATGTTACGATTGGCGATAATGTTGTGTTAGCAGGTATGGTTGCTGTGCATCAATTTGCATCAGTAGGTAAACACGCGTTTGTAACTGGTGGTTCTTTGGTTCGTAAAGATGTACCTCCTTACGTAAAAGCTGCAAGAGAGCCTTTATCGTATGTTGGTATTAATTCAGTAGGTTTAAGAAGAAGAGGATATTCAACTGAAAAAATTAGAGAAATTCAGAATATCTATAGAATTTTATTCCAGAAAAACTATAATTATACACAAGCAATCGATATTATTGAAGCAGAAATGGAAGCAACTCCAGAACGTGATGAAATTATTCAATTCATAAAAGATTCTCATAGAGGAATTATGAAAGGATATTTTAACGTAAATTAA
- a CDS encoding bifunctional UDP-3-O-[3-hydroxymyristoyl] N-acetylglucosamine deacetylase/3-hydroxyacyl-ACP dehydratase yields the protein MSKKQKTIKNEVTLSGVGLHTGNTVSMTLKPAPVNHGFAFKRIDLEGSPIIEANAEYVVTTQRGTNLEKNGVQIQTSEHVLAAAVGLDIDNLLIEVDASEPPIMDGSSKYFIEALEKAGIEEQDADIEEYVVKEIISYKDDVTGSEIILMPSDEYQVTTMVDFGTKILGTQNATLDHIADFKKEIAGARTFSFLHEIEMLLENDLIKGGDLNNAIVYVDKELSENTMQKLKKAFKKDNISVKPNGILDNLTLHWANEAARHKLLDVIGDLALVGTRIRGKVIANKPGHLVNTQFAKKLAKLIKTEKRNYVPSFDLNLPPLLDIHQIMDILPHRPPFLMIDRIIELSDKHVVGMKNVTMNENFFVGHFPGSPVMPGVLQVEAMAQCGGVLVLSTVPDPENYLTYFMKMDNVKFKQKVLPGDTLIFKAELITPIRRGICHMQAYAYANGKLVAEAELMAQIARKK from the coding sequence ATGAGTAAAAAACAAAAAACAATAAAAAACGAAGTTACACTTTCAGGTGTAGGTTTGCATACAGGAAACACGGTTTCAATGACGTTGAAACCAGCTCCAGTAAATCATGGATTTGCTTTTAAGAGAATAGATTTGGAAGGCTCTCCAATCATTGAAGCAAATGCAGAATATGTGGTAACTACCCAAAGAGGTACAAATTTAGAAAAAAACGGCGTTCAAATACAAACATCAGAACACGTTTTAGCTGCTGCAGTTGGTTTAGATATTGATAATTTACTAATTGAAGTAGACGCTTCTGAACCACCAATTATGGATGGTTCATCAAAATACTTTATAGAAGCTTTAGAAAAAGCGGGTATAGAAGAGCAAGATGCAGATATTGAAGAATATGTTGTAAAAGAAATTATTTCTTATAAGGATGATGTTACTGGAAGCGAAATTATTTTAATGCCTTCAGACGAATATCAAGTTACAACAATGGTAGATTTTGGTACTAAAATTTTAGGAACTCAAAATGCTACTTTAGATCATATTGCTGATTTTAAAAAAGAAATTGCAGGCGCTAGAACATTCAGTTTTTTACATGAAATTGAAATGTTACTAGAAAACGATTTGATAAAAGGAGGCGATTTAAATAATGCAATTGTGTATGTTGATAAGGAATTATCAGAAAACACGATGCAAAAACTTAAAAAGGCCTTTAAAAAAGATAATATTTCTGTAAAACCAAATGGTATTTTAGACAATCTTACTTTACATTGGGCAAATGAAGCTGCGCGTCATAAATTACTAGATGTAATTGGAGATTTAGCTTTGGTTGGTACAAGAATTAGAGGAAAAGTAATTGCTAATAAACCAGGGCATTTGGTAAATACACAGTTTGCTAAAAAATTAGCGAAACTTATTAAAACCGAAAAGAGAAATTATGTTCCTTCTTTCGATTTAAATTTACCACCATTATTAGATATTCATCAAATAATGGACATTTTACCTCACAGACCACCATTTTTAATGATTGATAGAATTATAGAACTATCAGACAAACATGTTGTGGGTATGAAAAATGTTACCATGAATGAAAATTTCTTTGTGGGTCATTTCCCTGGATCTCCAGTTATGCCAGGAGTTTTACAAGTAGAAGCTATGGCACAATGTGGAGGTGTTTTAGTATTAAGCACTGTTCCAGATCCAGAAAATTACTTAACATATTTCATGAAAATGGATAATGTAAAATTTAAGCAAAAAGTGTTGCCTGGAGATACTTTAATTTTTAAAGCAGAATTAATTACCCCAATAAGAAGAGGAATTTGCCATATGCAAGCATATGCGTATGCCAATGGTAAATTAGTTGCAGAAGCAGAATTAATGGCACAAATTGCTAGAAAAAAATAA
- the lpxD gene encoding UDP-3-O-(3-hydroxymyristoyl)glucosamine N-acyltransferase has product MKFTAQQIADILEGEVEGNPNEEVSKLSKIEEGEKGSLTFLSNPKYNTYLYTTNASVAIVNKSFLLEKKVTPTLIKVEDAYKSFSKLLEFYNEVKNNKQGREQPHYISASAKIGENEYLGAFSYVGENVVIGDNVKIYPNSYIGDNTIIGDNCVIFSGVKIYSETQIGNNCKIHSGCIIGSDGFGFAPNEKGEFTAIPQIGNVIIEDNVDIGAASTIDRATLGSTIIRKGVKLDNQIQIAHNVEIGENTVIASQTGIAGSTKIGKNCMIGGQVGIVGHIKIGDNVKILAQAGISKNVKNNEILNGSPAFKIQDFTKSYVYFRNLPKIASSLSKIEKELQAQKIGNNE; this is encoded by the coding sequence ATGAAATTTACAGCACAACAAATAGCAGATATTTTAGAAGGTGAAGTTGAAGGAAATCCTAATGAGGAAGTTTCTAAATTATCTAAAATAGAGGAAGGAGAAAAAGGTTCTTTAACTTTTTTATCGAACCCAAAATATAACACATATCTTTATACTACAAACGCTTCAGTAGCTATTGTAAATAAAAGTTTTTTGCTTGAAAAAAAAGTAACACCAACCTTAATAAAAGTAGAAGATGCTTATAAATCTTTTTCAAAATTATTAGAATTTTATAACGAAGTAAAAAATAATAAACAAGGTAGAGAACAGCCACATTATATTTCAGCATCAGCAAAAATTGGAGAAAACGAATATTTAGGAGCCTTTTCTTATGTAGGCGAAAATGTAGTAATTGGTGATAATGTAAAAATATATCCAAACTCTTATATTGGAGATAACACAATTATTGGTGATAATTGTGTGATTTTTTCAGGTGTAAAAATATATTCCGAAACTCAAATTGGTAACAACTGCAAAATACATTCAGGATGTATTATTGGTTCTGATGGTTTTGGTTTTGCACCCAATGAAAAAGGAGAATTTACAGCAATACCACAAATAGGTAATGTAATTATAGAAGATAATGTAGATATTGGAGCTGCTTCTACCATAGATAGGGCTACTTTAGGGTCTACTATTATTAGAAAAGGTGTAAAACTAGATAATCAAATACAAATAGCGCACAATGTAGAAATTGGCGAAAATACGGTTATAGCATCACAAACAGGAATTGCAGGTTCCACTAAAATAGGTAAAAACTGTATGATTGGTGGTCAAGTTGGTATTGTTGGTCATATTAAAATTGGCGATAATGTTAAAATTTTAGCGCAAGCTGGTATTTCAAAGAATGTAAAAAACAACGAAATTTTAAACGGAAGTCCTGCTTTTAAAATTCAAGATTTCACAAAAAGCTATGTTTATTTTAGAAATTTACCTAAAATAGCATCATCATTAAGTAAAATTGAGAAAGAATTACAAGCTCAAAAAATTGGAAATAATGAGTAA
- a CDS encoding HD domain-containing protein — MKKKTPNKLKILNDPIYGFIQIPNSIIFDLIEHPYFQRLRRIAQMGFSNLVYPGANHTRFQHAIGCIHLMQKAVRVLRFKQVEISKDEEIALYIAILLHDIGHGAFSHALEHSIVSGISHEEISLKFIKKLNEEFDGELDLAITIFEGKYHRKFLYQLISSQLDIDRLDYLKRDSFFTGVTEGNISSDRLIVMMNVKDDELVIEKKGIYSVEKFLIARRLMYWQVYLHKTGLVAENMLVNVLKRAKELAENGIDLYASSALKYFLYNQINKDNFTDDTLEMFSNLDDYDILSAIKEWTNHTDKVLSLLSKMIVDRELLRIEIQKTNFEEAEVQKKIQKFSKKLKLSAKETSYFVFSQTIINQAYNSELPILILNKKGKLKDIAKASDQLNLQALTKPVVKYFICYPKYK, encoded by the coding sequence TTGAAGAAAAAAACGCCTAATAAGTTAAAAATATTAAATGATCCTATTTATGGATTTATTCAAATTCCAAACTCCATCATTTTTGATCTTATTGAACATCCTTATTTTCAGAGACTAAGACGAATAGCACAAATGGGCTTTTCTAACTTGGTATATCCAGGAGCAAATCACACACGTTTTCAGCATGCAATTGGTTGTATTCATTTAATGCAAAAAGCAGTTAGGGTTTTACGTTTTAAACAAGTTGAAATCTCTAAAGACGAAGAAATTGCTTTATATATTGCTATTTTATTACACGATATTGGTCATGGAGCTTTTTCTCATGCATTAGAGCACAGTATTGTTAGTGGCATTTCTCATGAAGAGATTTCGTTAAAATTCATCAAAAAATTAAATGAAGAATTTGATGGAGAATTAGACCTAGCCATCACAATTTTTGAAGGGAAATATCACCGTAAATTTTTATATCAATTAATTTCTAGTCAACTAGATATAGATCGATTAGATTATTTAAAAAGAGACAGTTTTTTTACAGGTGTTACAGAAGGTAACATTTCATCAGACAGGTTAATTGTTATGATGAATGTTAAAGATGACGAGTTGGTAATTGAAAAAAAAGGAATTTACTCTGTAGAAAAATTTTTAATCGCTAGACGTTTAATGTATTGGCAAGTGTATTTGCATAAAACAGGTTTGGTTGCAGAAAATATGTTGGTAAATGTTTTAAAAAGAGCAAAAGAATTAGCAGAAAATGGTATTGATTTATATGCAAGTTCTGCTTTAAAATACTTTTTATACAATCAAATAAATAAGGATAATTTTACAGACGATACTTTAGAGATGTTTTCTAATTTAGATGATTATGATATTTTATCGGCCATTAAAGAATGGACAAATCATACAGATAAAGTGTTGTCTTTACTATCAAAAATGATTGTTGATAGAGAGTTGCTAAGAATCGAAATTCAGAAAACTAATTTTGAAGAAGCTGAGGTACAAAAGAAAATTCAAAAGTTCTCTAAAAAGTTAAAATTATCAGCAAAAGAAACGAGCTATTTTGTGTTTTCCCAAACAATAATCAATCAAGCTTACAATTCGGAATTGCCAATTCTTATTTTAAATAAAAAAGGAAAGTTAAAAGATATTGCAAAAGCATCCGATCAATTAAATTTACAGGCATTAACAAAACCAGTTGTAAAATACTTTATTTGTTACCCAAAGTATAAATGA
- a CDS encoding bifunctional response regulator/alkaline phosphatase family protein has translation MSSIQILWVDDEIELLKPHILFLERKNYKVTTCTNGADAIDLVDEQNFDIVFLDENMPGLTGLETLSEIKQKQANLPVVMITKSEEEYIMEEAIGSKIADYLIKPVNPSQILLSLKKNLDNSRLVSEKTTSSYQQEFRKISMDLSMVNSYSEWIDLYKKLVHWELELENISDPGMLGILESQKQEANNQFFKFIKKNYEDFLTAHDKPTFSHTLFKDYVAPELSKDQGILWVVIDNLRYDQYRILEPLINNFYKKDKEHSYFSILPTATQYARNAIFSGLMPSEMEKRHPNYWKNDTDEGGMNLYENEFLTAQIKRLSLDIKHEYYKITSLKSGKELADNFNGTKQNDLTTVVYNFVDMLSHSKTEMEVIKELAGDDKAYRSLTLSWFKNSPLFEIIQKAQNLGQKLIITTDHGTINCKNPTKVIGDKNISANLRYKTGRSLSYEEKDVYAVRNPKDIFLPTVAMNSPFIFAKEDLFFAYPNNFNHFVKYYKNTYQHGGVSLEEMIIPCVVYSPK, from the coding sequence ATGAGCAGCATACAAATATTATGGGTAGATGATGAAATTGAATTATTAAAACCTCACATTCTTTTTTTAGAACGCAAAAACTATAAAGTAACCACTTGCACAAATGGTGCTGATGCCATTGATTTGGTTGATGAACAAAATTTCGATATTGTTTTTTTAGATGAAAATATGCCAGGATTAACGGGTTTAGAAACACTATCAGAAATTAAACAAAAACAGGCAAATTTACCTGTAGTGATGATTACAAAAAGCGAGGAAGAATATATTATGGAAGAAGCCATAGGTTCTAAAATAGCAGATTATTTAATAAAACCCGTAAATCCTAGTCAGATTTTATTGAGTTTAAAGAAAAATCTAGACAACTCACGTTTGGTTTCAGAAAAAACTACATCTAGCTACCAACAAGAATTTCGTAAAATTTCTATGGATTTATCAATGGTGAATTCTTATTCAGAATGGATTGATTTATACAAAAAACTAGTTCATTGGGAATTGGAATTAGAAAACATCAGCGATCCTGGAATGTTGGGAATTTTAGAAAGTCAGAAACAAGAAGCTAATAATCAGTTTTTTAAATTCATTAAAAAGAATTACGAAGATTTTTTAACAGCTCATGACAAACCTACTTTTTCGCACACACTTTTTAAAGATTATGTAGCTCCAGAATTAAGCAAAGACCAAGGTATTTTATGGGTTGTGATTGATAACTTACGTTATGATCAATACAGAATTTTAGAACCTTTAATTAATAATTTCTATAAAAAAGATAAGGAGCATTCTTATTTCTCTATACTACCAACAGCCACTCAGTATGCTAGAAATGCAATTTTTTCTGGATTAATGCCATCAGAAATGGAAAAACGCCATCCTAATTATTGGAAAAACGATACAGATGAAGGTGGAATGAATTTGTACGAAAATGAGTTTTTAACGGCGCAAATAAAACGTTTAAGTTTAGATATTAAACATGAATATTATAAAATTACGTCTTTAAAAAGTGGAAAAGAATTAGCCGATAATTTTAACGGAACCAAGCAAAACGATTTAACTACAGTTGTCTATAATTTTGTAGATATGCTTTCACACTCTAAAACAGAAATGGAAGTAATTAAAGAATTAGCTGGCGATGATAAAGCTTACAGAAGTTTGACCTTAAGTTGGTTTAAAAACTCTCCTTTGTTTGAAATTATTCAAAAAGCGCAAAATTTAGGTCAGAAATTAATTATTACTACAGATCATGGAACCATTAATTGTAAAAATCCAACCAAAGTAATTGGCGATAAAAATATCAGCGCTAATTTACGTTACAAAACAGGTAGAAGTTTAAGTTACGAAGAGAAAGATGTCTACGCAGTCAGAAATCCAAAAGACATTTTTTTACCAACTGTAGCAATGAATAGTCCATTTATTTTTGCAAAAGAAGATTTGTTTTTCGCCTATCCAAACAACTTTAATCACTTTGTAAAATATTACAAAAACACCTATCAACATGGAGGTGTTTCTTTAGAAGAAATGATTATTCCTTGTGTTGTTTATAGTCCGAAATAA
- a CDS encoding DUF1287 domain-containing protein, with protein MKKRITFLLFIFYVNCSFSQENKLSTAALELTKDNVVYDPGYFSIKYPNGDVPKGKGVCTDVLIRAYRKLGIDLQKEVHEDMKANFNLYPKNWGLTKPDKNIDHRRVPNLMTFFSRKGTVKLITKNPKDYIPGDIICWNLGGAITHTGIVVNKKSADNKRFMIVHNIGAGQILEDCLFDFRIIGHYRYLN; from the coding sequence ATGAAAAAACGAATTACATTTTTACTTTTCATATTTTATGTAAATTGTAGTTTTTCACAAGAAAACAAACTCTCAACTGCTGCTTTAGAATTAACAAAAGACAACGTAGTTTATGATCCAGGTTATTTTTCAATTAAATATCCAAATGGAGATGTGCCAAAAGGAAAAGGTGTTTGTACAGATGTACTAATTAGAGCTTACCGAAAATTAGGAATCGATTTGCAGAAAGAAGTTCATGAAGATATGAAAGCAAATTTTAATTTGTATCCCAAAAATTGGGGATTAACAAAACCTGATAAAAATATAGATCATAGAAGAGTGCCAAATTTAATGACGTTTTTTTCAAGAAAAGGAACTGTAAAACTAATCACTAAAAATCCTAAAGATTACATACCAGGAGATATTATTTGTTGGAATTTAGGAGGCGCCATTACCCACACAGGAATTGTTGTCAATAAAAAATCGGCAGACAACAAACGTTTTATGATCGTACATAATATTGGAGCAGGTCAAATATTAGAAGATTGCTTGTTTGATTTTAGGATCATTGGGCATTATCGATATTTGAATTAA